CCTACATGGACCTCGAGGCCTGGAAAGAAGGCATCGAGCTCGCTGTGCAAGTCTACCAATTGACCGATCGATTTCCACGCTATGAGCGCTTCGGACTATCGTCTCAGATGTGCCGCGCGGCCGTATCCATTCCTTCCAACGTCGCCGAGGGTCAATGCAAGTCGCGAAAGGAGTTCCAGCATCACGTTTCGCATTCGCGTGGCTCGTTGCAGGAGTTGATGACGTTGGTGGTGATTGCCGACCGAAGGAGCTACGGCTCTGCTGATCTGCTGGCCGAGATACGCGTGCGTGCAGATCGGGAAGGCAGACTCTTAAGCGGTCTTCGACGGTCGTTGATGGGGTAATGGTTAGTGGTTAGTGGTTAGCGGTTGGTGGTTGGTCGATGGTGGTTGGTGAGTGGTGATTAGTCTTTGCGTCCACCAATCACCACCAACCACCAACCACCAGCTACCAACCACTAACCACCAATCACAGTTCCGCCAATGCAGAGCGCAGTCTTGGCAGCAACGCCTGAATATCGGCCATCGACACCGCGCCGACGCTGAGGCGGAACCAGCCGTCGTCGATCTCCGAGCCGAAGGCCTGGAACTGAACCATGGCGAGACCGGCCGCGTGTAGCAGATATCGACGGATCGATTCGTTGGTCTCGAGTTGCGTTCCGTCCGGCGAACGGCGACCGGTGAGATTGAAACGCGCGCTCAGATAGATCGCGCCCTGCGGCGTCGTCGCTTCGACCGGGAATCCTTCCTTCTGTAACGTGCCGAGCACGCGCGCGAGCGCATCGAGACGCTTCTGCACCTCCGGACGCATTCGCCCGTGGAAGGCATCCATCCCGGCGTCGTCGCCGAGGAGTTGAGCGGTCGCGATCTGTTCGGCGCGTGGCGCCCACGCACCGACGTGGCCCAAGACATCCGACATCCGCTTGATCACGTCTGAGGGGCCCACGGCCCAACCCACACGAAGCCCCGTCGCCGCGAATGATTTCGAGATCGCGTCGATGAGGATGGTGTACGGCAGCATCGCTGGCCGCAGCACCACCGGATTGACGTGGCGTTCGTCGCCGAAAGTGAGCATCCAGTAAACCTGATCGTACAGCAAGTAAAGCGGTCGCTCGACACCAGCGCGCTCCCGGCGCGCATTTTCTGCGAGGACGAGGTCGCAGATCTCCGCAAGCGTTTCGGCGTCGAAGAGCGTTCCCGTCGGGTTGAGCGGCGAGTTGAGCACGAGCATCCGTGCGCCACGCACAGCGCGCGCGAGCATCGCGGCGGTCGGGAGAAAATTCGTCTCCGCGCCGCACCGCACGGTCACCTGCTCGGCGCCGATGAGCTGCGAGTAGTAGTTGTTGTTCCACGACGGGACCGGGAACACGACGCTGTCGCCGGGGTCGACCAGCACGCGATACGCACCATAGATCGCGGGACGGGCGCCGGACGTCACGAGAACGGACGGCAACGCGTACGATAGTCCGAGACGGCGAGTATAGAATTCACTGATCGCGCGCCGCAACGGCTCGACGCCATCCGACGGCGGATAATTGGTGTGGCCTGCCTGAAGCGCGGCCGTCACGCCATCGAGCAGCGACTTCGGAATCGAGAACTCCGTGGGGCTGAAGTCGCCAACCGTCAGATTGCAGATTGGCTTGCCCGTCGCCGCGAGTGCTCGTACCTCGGCGCCGATGGCGAGGATGAGGGAACCGGCGAGCTCCTGCGCGATGGTGGACACGCGCGACGGCGCTGGCGCCGTTTCGTCTTTCGCTGGTCGTGTTTCGGCCGAGGTGGAGCGGGAAGCAGCGTTTCGAGGGGAGAGATCGATACCGGCTTCGTTCACGTCGTCCTCGCAGGTTGCTGGTGGGGTCTGGCCATCCGAACATTAACGGAATCTGCTTCCAGATCGACCACCCCATGCTGCCATCGGAGTCGCTATGGCGAGGCCGGTGCGTCTCCGTTGGGCGCGGACCGTTCGACGAAGCGCCGGCGCTCGTTTTCCGCGTCGGCGAGGGGCGACACGCGCAGGAATTCCCCGAGGGACACGCCGGATGTACCAGCGAGGCGCTCGAATTCCTCGAGCGGCAGGACGACGACGTCCCCGGTATTATGGTGAATGAGCTGCGGACCATCCACGAGCGCGCGCCGGATGATGTCTCCGAGCGAGCGTTGCGCGATATCAAACGACCAGCGGAGAGAGCCGGGCGCGGCCATATGAATCCTTGAGTAGGACGGGAATCGAAGGCTATGCGAGGTGCGTGCCGTCAGATTTCCATGGCCGCCAGCGGGATCTACCGACTCTCGGCGGCCGCCTAACGAGACACGAATCAGCTACCAGCGAACATCGCACTCGGACGCGTTTGCCGAAAGGCTCGAGGCCTGTTCCACTCCGTGACGGCAAGATCGACGAACTGTCGAATCTGGCCAGCCGACAACAGATCCGCCGGCGTTGCTCCGCTCAGCTCTGACATAGGGGCGGCGAGCCATGCGCGGACGTCGGCGTCGTGCGCGAACACGTCGCGAAGGATCGTGAGCGCGAGGCGGAGCTCGCGGACTTCCTCGACGCCAGCGAGGGCAAGGGGCCGTCGCGACGCGTCGACCACAAGGTGCAGAACCTCGGCGATCTTACCGAAACTGACCGGCTCAGCCTCCATTTCGCCGAGCCACTGCGCTAGCTGCTGCCGATCCATGATCATCGTTCCACCGCCACAGCTCACGTTGAGCGGGTGCGACATCCCAGTCCGACAGTCCGACCGCAGCGTCGCAGTCGAATTCGGCGTTTATTCGGGGACAGGCAAGCTACCGAATCCGGGCGAACGGACAAGCCCTTCATCGCGATTATTGCGGGGACGTGACAAATGGCTCGCCGAGCTTGCCGGCGTCTGCGGGGGGTCACCTAACGCCGTGGCTTTTTCATGGGAGGTAATGACACCCAACGCTCCAGCCTCCATGATACGTAGCTACTACGCCAAACCGGACCAGTCTCAATCCTGGAGCATTTCGATGCATCGATCGTTTCGAGGAGTGCCGACCCTGACGCGGGTGTCGCTGCTCGTTTGCATTGCTGGATGCGGGGGAACCGCAGTCACGGCGGGGACCCCGCAAGTCGGACCGGCGCCGACCACTACGACCGCGCGTCGCGCTGCTGCGGGACGTGCATCGGCCGTGGACTCGACGCGCTACGTTCGCACAACTCCGCCCACCGATCCAATCATCAAGGACATGTGGGAAGAGGGCATCCACCATTCACAGGCGCCTGCGCTCTCGCAGGTCCTCTTCGATTCCATCGGTCCGAGGCTCACAAACTCCGATCGATACAACGCCGGACAGGATTGGTTGCTGAAGACGTACGCGTCATGGGGCATCACGGCCCGCAAGGAACAGTGGGGGACCTGGAACTCCTGGAAGCGCGGTCCCACGCACCTCGATCTGATCTCGCCGCGTGTTCGATCGCTCGAGGCGGTGATGCTCGCCTGGAGCCCGGGAACGGATGGGCGCGACGTCGAGGGTGACGTCGTGCTTCTGCCAGACGCCCGCACAGCGGAGGATTTCAGCGGCGCCGCCGGCAGCCTGCGCGGGAAGTTCGTGCTGGTCAGTCCGCCCAATCCATCCTGCCGGATGCCGGCACAATGGACCGAATTCGGCCAACCAGGTGCGGCCGCGCGAGACAGTTCGTTGCGCGCCGAGTGGCGCACTGCCTGGCAAACGCGGCAAGCCGCGGCCGGCAATCAGTACGTCTGGCCGAAGCAAGCCGGTGTCGCCGGTGTGATCAGCAGCAACTGGTCGCAGTATCCGGGTATCGACAAAGTTTTCGGTTCCGCGAAAGAGCAGGTGCCGACGATCGACGTCACCTGCGAAGATTACAACTTGCTCTTCCGCCTCGCGCAACAGCATCAGGCGCCGCGGGTGCGGCTCAATGCGAGCTCGGAGTCTCTCGGCGAGCAGCCCGTCGCGAACGTCATCGCGGAGATCAAGGGAACAACCCTGCCTAACGAATACATCGTGCTCTCGGCCCACTACGATTCGTGGGACAGCGGATCCGGTGCGACGGACAACGGCACCGGCACGATCACGATGCTCGAGGCGCTGCGCATTCTCAAGAAATTCTATCCGAATCCGAGGCGGACGATCCTCGTCGGGCACTGGGGCGGCGAGGAGCAAGGACTCAACGGATCACGCGCCTACGTCGAGGACCATCCCGACGTCGTGAAGGGCGTCTACGCCGGCTGGAACCAGGACAACGGGACGGGGCGGATCATCAATATCGGCCCGGGGCCATTCGTCGCCGCGACCGACCGATTGGTGAACTATCTGCACGAGATCCCATCCGACATCACTGGCTGGATCAGGTTCTCCCCGATCTCGCCGCCGGCCGGCGGCGGAACGGACAACGCCTCCTTCCAATGCGCGCAATCGCCGGTGTACGGCCTCGGCGCGTTGGGCTGGGATTACTCGTGGACGACATGGCACACGAATCGGGATACGTACGACAAGATCGTCTTCGAGGATCTCGAGAACAACGCGACGCTCGTCGCGATGCTGACGTATCTCGCCGATAAGGATCCGAGCCCCCTCTCCCACCAGGCGGCATCGAGCGCCGTCAATTTCCAGGGTCAAAGCGTCCCGGTCAACTTCAACTGTCCGAAGGCCACGCGCAGCACCGCCGCCTCGACTCGTTAGGTTTTCACCTTCCCTTCCCCACCTCTCATGTCTCGACTTTCAGCCAGCGTTCTCTGTTTCGTCATCGCGGCGCCCGCGGCGCTCGCACAACAACCGGCGGGTGCGCCGAGGACCGATACGTTGGTGAACGACAACGTGAAGACGCTGGTCGCGCGCCTCGAGCTCGAGCGCTACAAGGCGACGATCAAAGGGCTCACGCAGTTCGGCGACCGCCGGCAAGGCACCGATCGCAATCGCGCCGCGGTGGATTGGATCGAAGCACAGCTCAAGAGCTATGGTTGCACGAATATCGAGCGAATCACTTACGAGTACAAGTCGCCGCCGCCGCGCACCGGCGCGGGCCGCGGCGGACGGCCGCCGAGCGACCTCGCATCCGGTGGCGGCCGTATTCGCGGATATCGCATCCGCACCGGTGTGAACACCGACTCGCTCGCTCAGAAAGACCCGAAGATTCGCGCCATCGACGCGCAACCGGCGACCGATGGCCAGCGCCAGGAGGTGTACTGCACCAAAGTCGGGAGCGTGCACCCTAACGAGATGTACATCGTCGGTGGGCACATGGATGGACACGGATGGGGCGAGGCCGCGAACGACGACGGATCGGGCACCGCGCTCGTGATGGAACTGGCGCGCGTCTTCGGCAGCCCCGACGTCAAAACGGATCGCTCGATTCGCTTCGCCCTCTGGAACAATGAAGAGACGGGCCTCAATGGCGCGCGAGCTTACGTTGCGCAGCGCGAGGCGCTCCAGGGCAAGGAGGAGCCGGCGGGATCGGGCAAGTACCCTGAACCGAAGTGGCTCGGCATGATTCAGCATGACATGATGCTGTTCGATCACGGGATGCCGCGTCCGGATGGAACGATGAGTCCCGAACAGCGTCTGGAAGCCGACGTGAACATCGAATTTCAGTCGGCGGCGAAGCAGGCCGAAGGTGCGCAGAAGCTCGCGTGGTTTTTCCAGACCGCGAACGAACGCTATGCAACGGATTATCCCGCCGCCGTCGGGCAACACATGACGAACACCGACTCCGCACCGTTCCAGGACATCATCCCGGCCATCAGTCTTCGCGAGAATCAGCGCGGCGAACAGATCGGCGCGGGCTGGGACCCGCAGTGGCATCAGGTCACGGACGTGTACTCGACGTACAATGACAAGGATTTCCGGTTGGGCCTGAACGCGGCGCAAACGACGCTGTCGGCGATCGCGCTCCTCACCGGCGCGACGCTCACAAAGTGACGGGGAAGCTCGGCCCGACTCATTCAACCCTTTTTGAGCACATGCTCATGACACGTCTCCGACTCACAAGTGCCTCTGTTCTTCTAGTCCTCGCACCACTGAGCGTCCGCGTCTCCGCTCAGCAAGCCTCCCAGCAAGCCAAACCCACCGACCCCCGCATCGAACGCCTGAAAACCGAGGCGCTCTCGAAAGTCGAGGGCCGCGCGAAGCAGATTCAGGAAATGGTGGACATGGTATTCTCCTTCGGCGAGCTCGGTATGCAGGAATTCGAGACGTCGAAGTATCTCACCGGAATACTCGAGCAGAACGGTTTCACCGTCGAGCGGGGCGTTGCGGGGATCCCGACAGCCTGGGTCGCGCGCTGGGGGTCGGGCAAGCCGGTGATCGCGTTAGGCTCGGACATCGACTGCATCCCGCAGGCGAGTAACAAGCCGGCGGTCGCCTGGCACGATCCGCTCATCGAGGGCGCGCCGGGACACGGCGAGGGACACAATTCGGGTCAGGCGGTGAACATCGCCGCCGCGCTGGCGGTGAAGGAGATCATGCAACGCGAGAAGATGCCGGGGACGCTCGTGCTCTGGCCCGGTGTCGCCGAAGAGGAGCTCGCCGGCAAGGCGTTCCTCGTTAGGGCCGGCGTCTTCAAGGACGTCGATGCTGTCCTGTTCACCCATGTTGGCGACGATCTTGGTGTTTCTTGGGGCGCCGGCGGCCAGAGCGCCCTGATCTCGGCCGAATTTCGTTTCGAGGGCGTGTCGGCGCACGCCGCGGGAGCTCCATGGCGCGGCCGCAGTGCGCTCGACGCAGTGATGCTGATGGGGCAAGCATGGGAATTCCGTCGCGAGCACATTCGTCCGCAGGCGCGCGTGCACTACGTCATCAAGGACGGCGGCGATCAGCCTAACGTGGTGCCGAGCAGCGCGTCGGTCTGGTTCTACTTCCGCGAGCAGGACTACGACAAGACGATGGAGCTGTTCGAGACGGCAAAGCGCATCGCGCAAGGCGCCGCGCTCATGACCGACACCAAACTTGCCGACGTCCGCATCCTCGGCTCCGCATGGGACGGCCACTTCAACAAGCCGATCGCCGAGGCGACGTACGAAAATATCAAGCGTGTCGGCTTGCCGGAATGGACCGAGAACGACCAGGCGCTCGCGCGCGCCGTACAGACAGAGGTCAACGCACCGACGACCGGGCTGCGCAAGGAGGTCGCTCCATTGCGCGGACGCGAGACGCTCGAGAACTGGATGGGCGGCGGATCGGACGATATCGGTGACGTCTCGTGGAACGTGCCCACCGTCACGCTGCGGTATCCCGCCAACATTCCTGGGCTGCCGGGCCACATGTGGGCGAACGCGATCGCGATG
This portion of the Gemmatimonadaceae bacterium genome encodes:
- a CDS encoding type II toxin-antitoxin system prevent-host-death family antitoxin, translated to MAAPGSLRWSFDIAQRSLGDIIRRALVDGPQLIHHNTGDVVVLPLEEFERLAGTSGVSLGEFLRVSPLADAENERRRFVERSAPNGDAPASP
- a CDS encoding four helix bundle protein, producing MTIRTYMDLEAWKEGIELAVQVYQLTDRFPRYERFGLSSQMCRAAVSIPSNVAEGQCKSRKEFQHHVSHSRGSLQELMTLVVIADRRSYGSADLLAEIRVRADREGRLLSGLRRSLMG
- a CDS encoding aminotransferase class I/II-fold pyridoxal phosphate-dependent enzyme, with the protein product MSTIAQELAGSLILAIGAEVRALAATGKPICNLTVGDFSPTEFSIPKSLLDGVTAALQAGHTNYPPSDGVEPLRRAISEFYTRRLGLSYALPSVLVTSGARPAIYGAYRVLVDPGDSVVFPVPSWNNNYYSQLIGAEQVTVRCGAETNFLPTAAMLARAVRGARMLVLNSPLNPTGTLFDAETLAEICDLVLAENARRERAGVERPLYLLYDQVYWMLTFGDERHVNPVVLRPAMLPYTILIDAISKSFAATGLRVGWAVGPSDVIKRMSDVLGHVGAWAPRAEQIATAQLLGDDAGMDAFHGRMRPEVQKRLDALARVLGTLQKEGFPVEATTPQGAIYLSARFNLTGRRSPDGTQLETNESIRRYLLHAAGLAMVQFQAFGSEIDDGWFRLSVGAVSMADIQALLPRLRSALAEL
- a CDS encoding amidohydrolase; amino-acid sequence: MTRLRLTSASVLLVLAPLSVRVSAQQASQQAKPTDPRIERLKTEALSKVEGRAKQIQEMVDMVFSFGELGMQEFETSKYLTGILEQNGFTVERGVAGIPTAWVARWGSGKPVIALGSDIDCIPQASNKPAVAWHDPLIEGAPGHGEGHNSGQAVNIAAALAVKEIMQREKMPGTLVLWPGVAEEELAGKAFLVRAGVFKDVDAVLFTHVGDDLGVSWGAGGQSALISAEFRFEGVSAHAAGAPWRGRSALDAVMLMGQAWEFRREHIRPQARVHYVIKDGGDQPNVVPSSASVWFYFREQDYDKTMELFETAKRIAQGAALMTDTKLADVRILGSAWDGHFNKPIAEATYENIKRVGLPEWTENDQALARAVQTEVNAPTTGLRKEVAPLRGRETLENWMGGGSDDIGDVSWNVPTVTLRYPANIPGLPGHMWANAIAMATPVAHKGTLAGAKAQALTLIDLLTQPQIIADAWTYFRDVQTKDRKYKSFLSPTDQPPTFLNAETMAKYRPAMRALYYNPSKYATYLDQLGIKYPTLKPKAVTP
- a CDS encoding M28 family peptidase; this encodes MSRLSASVLCFVIAAPAALAQQPAGAPRTDTLVNDNVKTLVARLELERYKATIKGLTQFGDRRQGTDRNRAAVDWIEAQLKSYGCTNIERITYEYKSPPPRTGAGRGGRPPSDLASGGGRIRGYRIRTGVNTDSLAQKDPKIRAIDAQPATDGQRQEVYCTKVGSVHPNEMYIVGGHMDGHGWGEAANDDGSGTALVMELARVFGSPDVKTDRSIRFALWNNEETGLNGARAYVAQREALQGKEEPAGSGKYPEPKWLGMIQHDMMLFDHGMPRPDGTMSPEQRLEADVNIEFQSAAKQAEGAQKLAWFFQTANERYATDYPAAVGQHMTNTDSAPFQDIIPAISLRENQRGEQIGAGWDPQWHQVTDVYSTYNDKDFRLGLNAAQTTLSAIALLTGATLTK
- a CDS encoding M20/M25/M40 family metallo-hydrolase, with amino-acid sequence MHRSFRGVPTLTRVSLLVCIAGCGGTAVTAGTPQVGPAPTTTTARRAAAGRASAVDSTRYVRTTPPTDPIIKDMWEEGIHHSQAPALSQVLFDSIGPRLTNSDRYNAGQDWLLKTYASWGITARKEQWGTWNSWKRGPTHLDLISPRVRSLEAVMLAWSPGTDGRDVEGDVVLLPDARTAEDFSGAAGSLRGKFVLVSPPNPSCRMPAQWTEFGQPGAAARDSSLRAEWRTAWQTRQAAAGNQYVWPKQAGVAGVISSNWSQYPGIDKVFGSAKEQVPTIDVTCEDYNLLFRLAQQHQAPRVRLNASSESLGEQPVANVIAEIKGTTLPNEYIVLSAHYDSWDSGSGATDNGTGTITMLEALRILKKFYPNPRRTILVGHWGGEEQGLNGSRAYVEDHPDVVKGVYAGWNQDNGTGRIINIGPGPFVAATDRLVNYLHEIPSDITGWIRFSPISPPAGGGTDNASFQCAQSPVYGLGALGWDYSWTTWHTNRDTYDKIVFEDLENNATLVAMLTYLADKDPSPLSHQAASSAVNFQGQSVPVNFNCPKATRSTAASTR